In Pseudovibrio brasiliensis, the following are encoded in one genomic region:
- a CDS encoding carboxylesterase family protein — protein sequence MKPLHLAAAALIGLGCSTFPLNAAADEYCVPLENGGSICGETQSEGGNNYSVFKGIQYATAERWSPSQLVSSYETNTPATEFGAICPQPDYPGPPPVGTTQDEDCLYLNIWTPKTSENSQENLPVMVFIHGGGFISGSSSAAYPPNFPDKSTQKVLYDGTTFASEQGVILVTINYRLGALGFLDLGPTGTSDAKVGGNYGLQDQVTALKWVQENIAALGGDKNNVTLFGESAGAMSTGLHLLSSDQAKSDFHAAIMESNPIGYNYRTAKQGDTQATKFIKCINAAIGGDAKCSDAQSDILPPQDKITTEDIITAQKMYARNTDKVIVGLPAALPFAPIVDGSFITAQPSEQIRHGSPKPLIFGFNKDEGVYFANWAGATLTASEYLALVGRLFKCSTFLCPNNLTKQDRYNPAYNFSPVQMGGLIDNVDTALSDLINDFAFSCSNMAANQTSSQKPIWAYYFTQTDAIQNLAPPNNKNRKVPLNNVCAPDNQWSNSCHAAELPFVFNSLPEKSNTSLKQLAKTMNTAWATFARNHNPAGPDIKWEKWEKVVSAKAHLHNFATQQNPSDDDIFNTQNCSSWLSTWQPRLVDYNATFEEIQESMK from the coding sequence ATGAAACCCCTACACCTCGCTGCCGCCGCCCTAATCGGCCTCGGATGCAGCACATTTCCCCTAAATGCAGCAGCAGATGAGTACTGTGTGCCACTAGAGAACGGCGGATCAATTTGCGGGGAGACGCAGTCTGAGGGCGGCAATAACTACAGCGTCTTCAAAGGCATTCAGTACGCGACAGCAGAACGTTGGTCGCCTTCGCAGCTAGTATCAAGCTACGAGACCAACACTCCAGCAACCGAGTTCGGCGCTATTTGCCCCCAACCTGATTACCCTGGCCCTCCACCAGTTGGCACGACACAAGACGAAGATTGCCTCTACCTGAACATCTGGACCCCAAAAACATCAGAAAACTCACAGGAAAACCTTCCTGTGATGGTCTTCATTCATGGTGGCGGTTTTATTTCCGGCAGTAGCAGTGCCGCTTACCCACCGAACTTCCCAGACAAGAGCACACAAAAAGTACTTTATGATGGTACAACCTTTGCCTCAGAGCAAGGTGTGATCCTCGTAACTATAAACTATCGGCTTGGTGCGCTTGGCTTCTTAGATCTTGGTCCTACAGGGACTTCCGACGCAAAAGTTGGAGGCAATTACGGCCTGCAAGATCAGGTTACTGCTTTAAAGTGGGTGCAAGAAAACATTGCAGCATTAGGTGGTGATAAAAACAACGTCACTCTCTTCGGAGAGAGCGCAGGCGCAATGTCAACTGGCCTACACTTACTATCTTCAGATCAGGCCAAAAGTGACTTCCATGCTGCAATCATGGAAAGTAATCCGATAGGTTACAACTACCGTACAGCTAAGCAAGGAGATACTCAGGCTACGAAATTCATAAAGTGCATAAACGCTGCTATCGGAGGGGATGCAAAATGCTCTGATGCACAGTCAGACATACTCCCGCCGCAAGATAAAATAACCACTGAGGACATTATCACCGCTCAAAAAATGTATGCTAGAAATACAGACAAGGTAATTGTCGGCTTACCAGCAGCCTTACCATTTGCTCCAATCGTAGACGGTTCATTTATTACCGCACAACCCTCAGAGCAGATTCGCCACGGTAGCCCCAAGCCCCTAATTTTTGGCTTTAACAAAGACGAGGGTGTTTACTTTGCAAATTGGGCAGGAGCAACTTTGACAGCCTCTGAGTACCTTGCTCTGGTCGGACGCTTATTTAAATGCTCAACATTCCTGTGCCCAAACAACTTAACGAAACAAGACCGGTATAATCCTGCTTACAATTTCTCACCTGTTCAAATGGGCGGACTTATTGATAACGTCGACACTGCTCTTTCTGACCTTATCAATGACTTTGCATTTTCTTGCTCGAACATGGCTGCAAACCAAACTTCCAGCCAAAAGCCAATATGGGCCTATTACTTCACCCAAACAGATGCAATCCAAAACTTAGCACCACCTAACAATAAGAATCGCAAAGTTCCACTTAACAATGTCTGCGCTCCCGATAATCAGTGGAGCAACTCGTGTCACGCCGCCGAACTTCCATTTGTCTTCAACTCACTACCGGAAAAAAGCAATACCTCTTTGAAGCAACTGGCGAAAACAATGAACACTGCATGGGCCACATTTGCTCGAAATCACAACCCGGCAGGCCCTGACATAAAATGGGAAAAATGGGAAAAAGTCGTATCTGCTAAGGCGCATCTTCATAATTTTGCAACGCAGCAAAACCCGTCTGATGACGATATCTTCAATACCCAGAATTGTTCGAGCTGGCTATCAACTTGGCAACCCCGATTGGTTGACTACAATGCTACCTTCGAAGAAATTCAGGAGAGCATGAAATAG
- the rpmF gene encoding 50S ribosomal protein L32, which yields MAVPKKKVTRMKRGFRRSADALAQPTYVEDKDSGELRRPHHVDLKTGMYRGRQILQAKDDV from the coding sequence ATGGCTGTTCCTAAGAAAAAGGTTACGCGTATGAAGCGCGGCTTCCGCCGTTCTGCTGACGCTCTGGCACAACCAACATACGTGGAAGACAAGGATTCCGGCGAACTGCGTCGCCCGCACCATGTTGACCTGAAAACTGGTATGTACCGGGGTCGTCAGATCCTTCAGGCTAAAGACGACGTCTAA
- the mtgA gene encoding monofunctional biosynthetic peptidoglycan transglycosylase, translating into MRRIKRWALRTLGVLVALPVVLTLLYTVVPPYSSLMLLRTVTGQPVWREWVPLEEISVNLQRSVVVSEDATFCKHGGVDWSAVRGQVGKLFEGKRPRGASTITMQVAKNLFLWNDRDYLRKVLEVPLAMLLDTVLSKRRVLEIYLNVAEWGPGIFGAEAASRTFFGKSAAKLSATQASLLATALPNPIARNPAKPSSGHRRLAGINRSRAQVAGDVLSCISATER; encoded by the coding sequence ATGCGCAGAATAAAGCGTTGGGCGCTCCGTACTTTAGGAGTGCTGGTGGCTTTGCCGGTGGTGCTGACACTGCTGTATACGGTGGTTCCTCCTTACTCCAGTCTCATGCTGCTTCGTACTGTGACTGGACAGCCTGTTTGGCGTGAATGGGTTCCTTTGGAAGAAATATCCGTTAATTTACAAAGGTCTGTGGTTGTGTCAGAGGATGCTACCTTCTGCAAACATGGCGGTGTGGACTGGTCTGCGGTGCGTGGGCAGGTGGGCAAACTGTTTGAGGGCAAGCGCCCGCGTGGTGCCAGTACGATCACCATGCAGGTTGCGAAGAACCTGTTTCTCTGGAACGACCGTGATTATCTGCGCAAGGTGCTGGAGGTTCCGCTGGCCATGCTGCTCGACACGGTGTTGTCAAAGCGGCGGGTGCTGGAGATCTATCTGAACGTGGCTGAATGGGGCCCGGGGATATTTGGAGCGGAAGCAGCATCGCGAACTTTCTTTGGGAAAAGTGCTGCAAAACTTTCTGCGACTCAGGCCTCTTTGCTGGCGACAGCGCTTCCGAATCCGATTGCAAGAAATCCCGCAAAACCTAGCTCTGGACATCGCAGGCTGGCCGGTATAAACCGTAGCCGAGCTCAGGTGGCCGGCGATGTACTTAGCTGTATTTCGGCGACGGAGAGGTAG
- a CDS encoding hydrogen peroxide-inducible genes activator — MLPTLKQLQYFKTLAKHLSFSKAAEACFITQSTLSASIKQLEGILGCELLDRSGRTLVLTEAGESVLEKASLLLRDAEDLVQGVQAQNKPLCGRFRLGVIPSVAPFLLPRFLPQLRDLYPELQLFLREDISRNLMIALREGRIDAALMALPYDTTGFESAEIGSDAFYLAVPGVHPLAGLREVLMEDLANEVLLLLEDGHCLRNHVLAAAGGRMLTANEDVQATSLSTLVQMVDNGIGVTLVPRIAVDADIDRGTSLKLIKIADPKARRTIGMVWRRKSSFEGNAKLLCKALERFMVETQRDVSVPQDVSEKSA; from the coding sequence ATGTTACCCACATTAAAACAGCTTCAGTATTTCAAAACGCTGGCCAAACACCTGTCTTTTTCAAAGGCGGCGGAGGCTTGTTTCATCACGCAATCAACGCTTTCTGCCTCAATCAAGCAGTTGGAAGGCATTCTTGGATGTGAGCTGCTGGACCGCTCCGGGCGAACGCTGGTGCTGACCGAGGCGGGCGAGAGCGTGTTGGAGAAGGCATCGCTGCTTCTGCGGGATGCGGAGGATCTCGTTCAGGGTGTGCAGGCACAGAATAAGCCGTTGTGTGGTCGATTCCGGCTGGGGGTGATCCCATCCGTCGCTCCGTTCCTGTTGCCACGCTTTTTGCCTCAGCTGCGAGATCTCTATCCAGAGCTGCAGTTGTTCCTGCGTGAGGACATCTCCCGCAATCTGATGATTGCTTTGCGGGAAGGGCGTATTGATGCGGCCCTGATGGCGCTGCCCTATGACACTACGGGGTTTGAATCTGCGGAGATCGGAAGCGATGCTTTCTATCTGGCTGTGCCGGGTGTGCATCCACTGGCGGGCTTGCGTGAAGTGCTGATGGAAGATCTTGCGAATGAGGTGTTGTTGCTGCTGGAAGATGGTCACTGTTTACGAAACCATGTGCTTGCCGCAGCGGGAGGGCGCATGTTGACCGCGAATGAGGATGTACAAGCCACATCTTTATCAACACTTGTGCAAATGGTGGATAACGGTATCGGCGTCACTTTGGTGCCACGTATTGCAGTAGATGCAGATATCGACCGCGGGACCTCTTTGAAGCTGATCAAGATTGCCGATCCCAAAGCGCGCCGGACGATTGGAATGGTCTGGAGGCGCAAATCTTCTTTTGAAGGAAATGCAAAATTACTTTGCAAGGCTCTGGAACGCTTTATGGTTGAAACTCAAAGAGACGTCTCGGTTCCTCAAGATGTATCGGAGAAGAGTGCTTGA
- a CDS encoding peroxiredoxin yields the protein MLGIGEKLPEFEVVGVKPGFNNHEENGESAFEAITEKSFEGKWKVIFFYPKDFTFVCPTEIAEFARLAGEFEDRDAVVLGGSSDNEFCKLAWRRDHPDLDKLPIWAFADTNGSLIDGLGVRAPEGVAYRYTFIVDNENTIQHVYATNLNVGRNPKDTLRVLDALQTDELCPCNREVGGDVIAA from the coding sequence ATGCTCGGTATCGGCGAAAAGCTTCCAGAATTTGAAGTAGTTGGCGTTAAGCCTGGTTTCAACAACCACGAAGAAAACGGCGAAAGCGCATTTGAAGCAATCACTGAAAAGAGCTTCGAAGGTAAGTGGAAAGTAATCTTCTTCTACCCAAAAGACTTCACTTTCGTTTGCCCAACTGAAATCGCTGAATTCGCTCGCCTCGCTGGTGAGTTCGAAGACCGTGACGCAGTTGTTCTCGGCGGTTCCTCCGACAACGAATTCTGTAAGCTGGCATGGCGCCGTGATCACCCAGATCTCGACAAGCTGCCAATCTGGGCATTTGCTGACACCAACGGTTCCTTGATCGACGGCCTCGGTGTTCGCGCTCCAGAAGGCGTTGCTTACCGCTACACCTTCATCGTCGACAACGAGAACACCATCCAGCACGTTTACGCAACCAACCTGAACGTTGGCCGTAACCCGAAAGACACCCTGCGTGTTCTCGACGCTCTGCAGACCGACGAACTCTGCCCTTGTAACCGTGAAGTAGGCGGCGACGTAATCGCAGCTTAA
- a CDS encoding carboxymuconolactone decarboxylase family protein yields the protein MSIDTLKSRLGDFAKDVRLNLGSMATDESLTAQQKYGLIVACAIATRNNDVKKALIAEAAPHLSPEAMSAAKAAVSIMSMNNVYYRFVHLSSNDQYGTMPAKLRMNVIGKPGVDKVDFELWSLAVSAINGCGMCIDSHEAILRKAGVTAEMVQTAVRFASIIQSAAVALEASELELEAAE from the coding sequence ATGTCCATCGATACCTTGAAATCCCGCCTTGGCGACTTTGCTAAAGACGTACGTTTGAATCTTGGTTCTATGGCAACTGATGAATCTCTGACTGCTCAACAGAAGTACGGCCTGATCGTTGCTTGCGCCATCGCCACCCGCAACAACGACGTAAAGAAGGCCCTGATCGCAGAAGCTGCTCCGCACCTGTCTCCGGAAGCGATGAGCGCTGCCAAAGCTGCTGTATCAATCATGAGCATGAACAACGTCTACTACCGCTTCGTCCACCTCTCCTCGAATGATCAGTACGGCACAATGCCTGCCAAACTGCGCATGAACGTGATTGGAAAGCCTGGCGTAGACAAAGTTGATTTTGAACTGTGGTCGCTTGCTGTTTCCGCCATCAACGGCTGTGGCATGTGCATTGATAGCCATGAAGCTATCCTGCGCAAAGCCGGAGTAACTGCCGAGATGGTTCAAACAGCTGTTCGTTTCGCATCAATCATCCAATCTGCTGCAGTCGCCCTTGAAGCATCAGAACTGGAATTGGAAGCAGCTGAATAA
- a CDS encoding TM2 domain-containing protein: protein MSDRSAISPANRGFFYLKNPHKSAGMTVFLSLFLGGFGLHRFYLGKPLSGAVMLILSLITLALIATGLNQLETLEPNGMLAVVSGALGFGMIVSAWALVDLLIILVGVFSASASHDEVR from the coding sequence ATGAGCGATCGAAGCGCAATCTCGCCTGCCAACAGAGGCTTTTTTTATCTCAAGAACCCGCATAAGTCTGCTGGGATGACAGTGTTCCTCTCCCTCTTTCTGGGGGGCTTCGGGCTGCACCGGTTTTATCTGGGCAAACCGCTCAGCGGTGCGGTGATGCTCATTCTTTCTTTGATCACGCTTGCTTTGATTGCCACCGGCCTCAACCAACTCGAAACACTGGAGCCGAATGGGATGCTGGCGGTTGTCAGCGGGGCTCTGGGGTTTGGGATGATTGTGTCAGCCTGGGCGCTGGTTGATCTACTGATCATTCTGGTGGGCGTGTTCAGCGCATCGGCCAGTCATGATGAGGTTCGCTAG
- a CDS encoding NINE protein: MFDDIPLPSQRRREGIFNFSEPGKSTAYAILFALLLGQFAAHRFYLRKLGSAIVINCLNITAVLILIPLLLGLEGRDLITSLTTGEWIGFGVAIGMAMIANIWVFVDLIVLIVLLVRESF, from the coding sequence GTGTTTGATGATATTCCATTGCCTTCGCAAAGGCGGCGAGAAGGCATTTTCAACTTTTCCGAACCGGGTAAATCTACGGCCTATGCCATTTTGTTCGCGCTTTTGCTTGGGCAGTTTGCGGCCCATCGCTTTTATCTGCGCAAGCTGGGCAGTGCTATTGTCATCAACTGCCTGAACATCACGGCTGTTTTGATCCTCATTCCGCTTCTGCTGGGGTTGGAGGGGCGTGATCTGATTACAAGCCTCACCACTGGAGAATGGATTGGCTTCGGCGTTGCCATTGGGATGGCGATGATCGCGAACATATGGGTGTTCGTCGATCTGATTGTGCTGATCGTGCTGCTTGTGCGAGAGAGCTTTTAG
- a CDS encoding SAM-dependent methyltransferase has protein sequence MRALSKILSNFVQKGQLVIFDAKDRKFVFGDEDSGPSAALRFHSKKLPYTLLIDPELKAAEAYMDGLITMEPGFTLNDLVAVFMANDGLLTEHPLQRFLTFMKDGHTRRRLGLNLKKNKAQVRHHYDLSTDLYRLFLDDGLNYSCAYYRTPEDTLEEAQQAKLDHIVAKLDLKPGMTVLEIGGGWGSLAIRMAQTGAQVTSLNVSTEQIKIAEERVKAAGLEGKVEFVCLDYNEFEGEFDRVVSVGMMEHVGHGNLGAYFTKVRDCLKQDGYAVIHSIGRSGPPGVTGPFLTKYIFPGGYCPALSETFADIEKTGLWVCDNEILRLHYYYTLRDWRLNFERNRDKIKELYDERFCKMWEFYLSGCEMNFLHGRLMVFQLILSKERDAVPIIRDFIGDNEQAMISHRDDRRKSA, from the coding sequence ATGCGTGCACTTTCGAAGATTTTGTCGAATTTTGTCCAGAAAGGACAACTTGTAATTTTTGATGCCAAAGACCGAAAATTCGTTTTTGGTGATGAAGATAGCGGCCCCTCCGCTGCTCTTCGTTTTCACAGTAAGAAGCTTCCCTATACGCTTCTGATTGATCCTGAACTGAAAGCCGCCGAAGCTTACATGGATGGCTTGATCACCATGGAGCCGGGGTTCACCCTGAATGATCTTGTTGCCGTGTTCATGGCGAATGACGGTCTGCTTACAGAACATCCGCTTCAACGTTTTCTTACTTTCATGAAAGACGGCCATACGCGGCGACGTCTTGGCCTGAACCTGAAAAAGAACAAAGCTCAGGTGCGCCATCACTATGACCTTTCGACTGACCTCTATCGTCTGTTCCTTGACGATGGTCTCAATTATAGCTGTGCTTATTACCGGACGCCGGAAGATACGCTTGAGGAAGCTCAACAGGCCAAGCTAGACCATATTGTTGCCAAACTGGATCTGAAGCCGGGCATGACTGTGCTAGAAATCGGTGGCGGTTGGGGCTCTCTTGCCATTCGTATGGCGCAAACGGGCGCGCAGGTGACATCTCTTAATGTTTCTACCGAGCAGATCAAGATTGCTGAAGAACGAGTGAAAGCTGCAGGCCTTGAAGGCAAGGTCGAGTTTGTCTGTCTGGACTACAACGAGTTTGAAGGCGAGTTTGACCGCGTTGTTTCCGTTGGCATGATGGAGCATGTGGGTCACGGTAATCTGGGTGCCTACTTCACGAAGGTCAGAGATTGTCTGAAGCAGGATGGCTATGCGGTCATTCACTCGATTGGCCGTAGTGGTCCTCCGGGCGTAACGGGTCCATTCCTGACCAAGTACATCTTCCCCGGCGGGTATTGTCCTGCACTTTCCGAAACATTTGCAGATATTGAGAAAACGGGCCTTTGGGTTTGTGATAACGAGATCCTGCGGCTGCACTACTACTACACACTGCGGGATTGGCGCCTGAACTTTGAGCGCAATCGCGACAAGATCAAAGAACTGTACGACGAGCGCTTCTGCAAAATGTGGGAGTTCTATCTCTCTGGCTGTGAAATGAACTTCCTGCATGGCCGTTTGATGGTGTTCCAGCTGATCCTCTCTAAAGAGCGGGATGCGGTGCCAATCATTCGTGACTTTATTGGGGACAATGAGCAGGCGATGATCTCTCATAGGGATGATCGTAGAAAGTCTGCTTAA
- a CDS encoding polyprenyl synthetase family protein encodes MLTSLLGEKVLPQEVARPERLLEAMNYAALSGGKRLRPVLMVEAARLFGHEDEGTLVAASALECIHCYSLAHDDLPAMDDDDLRRGRPTTHKAFDEATAILAGDALLTIAFDFIAGEQVHPDAAIRLRLSQELARASGIGGMAGGQMLDLASEHRDRTEAEIRQLQAMKTGALIRYACRAGAILANASDDDIARLTRFGEIIGLAFQLADDLLDLTGDAEVVGKATGKDAEAGKATLVSLLGESHTRQELSRLISEADELLAPYGAKANTLKTLARYIADRES; translated from the coding sequence ATGCTCACCTCTCTTCTGGGAGAGAAAGTCCTTCCTCAAGAAGTAGCCCGCCCCGAACGTCTTCTGGAAGCGATGAACTACGCAGCCCTGTCCGGTGGCAAGCGCCTGCGCCCTGTTCTGATGGTCGAAGCAGCTCGCCTGTTTGGTCATGAGGACGAAGGCACGCTGGTCGCAGCTTCTGCGTTGGAATGCATTCACTGCTACTCCCTCGCCCATGATGATCTGCCAGCAATGGACGATGATGATCTGCGCCGTGGCCGCCCGACAACGCACAAAGCGTTTGATGAAGCTACCGCAATTTTGGCAGGCGACGCCTTGCTCACCATCGCATTTGATTTCATCGCAGGCGAGCAGGTCCATCCAGACGCGGCAATCCGCCTGCGCCTTTCTCAGGAACTCGCACGCGCTTCTGGCATTGGCGGCATGGCAGGTGGTCAGATGCTTGACCTTGCCTCAGAGCATCGCGACAGAACCGAAGCAGAGATCCGTCAGCTTCAAGCCATGAAAACCGGCGCTCTCATCCGCTACGCCTGCCGCGCTGGTGCAATTCTGGCAAATGCCTCTGATGATGACATCGCCCGCCTCACCCGCTTTGGCGAAATCATTGGCCTGGCCTTCCAGCTGGCAGACGACCTGCTGGACCTGACCGGCGATGCAGAAGTGGTTGGTAAAGCAACGGGTAAAGATGCAGAGGCTGGCAAGGCAACCCTCGTCAGCCTGCTTGGGGAAAGCCACACCCGTCAGGAACTTTCACGCTTGATCAGCGAAGCAGATGAGCTGCTGGCGCCATACGGTGCAAAGGCCAACACCCTGAAGACGTTGGCCCGCTACATCGCAGATCGCGAGAGTTAA
- a CDS encoding cysteine hydrolase family protein, translated as MSTALIIIDVQKLLFDVEPQPFERTETITRINSLSAKARKAGVPVIVIQHERENHPLAYGSEGWELPDDLVVTESDLKVRKTAPDSFYKTNLKDLLDERGITDLTICGFASEFCVDTTFRRAASLGYNLRLVNDAHTTHDKDHATGKQIREHHNNTLIYLGGYEGSIAVLPEAEVEFVQAETA; from the coding sequence ATGAGCACTGCGCTGATTATTATCGATGTTCAAAAACTGCTGTTTGACGTGGAACCTCAGCCTTTTGAACGGACTGAGACGATCACGCGCATCAACAGCCTGAGTGCGAAAGCGCGTAAAGCAGGCGTTCCAGTTATCGTTATTCAGCATGAGCGGGAAAATCATCCGCTGGCCTATGGCTCTGAAGGGTGGGAACTGCCGGATGATCTGGTGGTGACTGAGAGTGATCTTAAAGTGCGCAAGACTGCGCCGGATTCCTTTTACAAAACCAACCTGAAGGATTTGCTGGATGAGCGCGGCATTACGGATCTGACGATCTGCGGGTTTGCTTCAGAGTTCTGCGTGGATACCACGTTCCGCCGTGCGGCGTCACTCGGCTATAATCTGCGGCTGGTGAATGATGCGCACACCACGCATGACAAAGACCATGCCACTGGCAAGCAGATCAGAGAGCATCACAACAACACGCTGATCTATCTTGGTGGGTATGAGGGCAGCATTGCCGTTTTGCCAGAAGCTGAAGTTGAGTTTGTGCAGGCTGAGACTGCTTAA
- a CDS encoding YbaK/EbsC family protein, with product MLQSKRAKQFQSFLDERGLGLKVVELPDSSRSAAEAAQALGCAQEQIVKSLVFQKLDSEEAILVLASGTNRVNEEAISALVGGPIGRPDAKFVRNVTGFSIGGIPPLGHKQQLTVYVDEDLLGFDEVWAAAGTPNAVFMMPGNLPDIVGEHQVICVK from the coding sequence ATGTTGCAAAGTAAGCGAGCGAAGCAGTTTCAGAGTTTTCTGGATGAGCGTGGTCTTGGCCTGAAGGTGGTTGAGCTGCCGGACTCCTCTCGTTCTGCCGCAGAAGCGGCGCAGGCGCTGGGCTGTGCGCAGGAGCAGATCGTCAAATCGCTGGTGTTCCAGAAGCTTGATAGTGAAGAAGCTATTTTGGTGTTGGCAAGCGGGACCAACCGTGTGAATGAAGAGGCAATCTCGGCACTTGTTGGTGGGCCTATCGGGCGGCCTGATGCGAAGTTTGTGAGGAACGTTACCGGGTTTTCAATCGGCGGCATTCCTCCGCTGGGCCATAAGCAACAGCTGACGGTGTACGTGGATGAGGATCTGCTGGGCTTTGATGAAGTGTGGGCAGCCGCGGGCACGCCGAATGCTGTGTTTATGATGCCCGGAAATCTGCCGGACATTGTGGGAGAGCATCAGGTTATCTGTGTGAAGTAG
- a CDS encoding alpha/beta hydrolase yields MPHDLECIRLEPSHAPVRKLVVLLHGYGGDAGDMEPTAQVMRDALPETAVVCLNGPEPCAHWVEGRQWFAASEFDAREVWIGVQAAAPLINRVLDAELEHYGLLERDMVLGGFSQGAMVALHVGPRRFSEAAGLLSFSGVLGGPMHLVEQMVVRPPVMLLHGSEDDVVPVAYLGAAEDALAHAGFDAEAHALAGLDHSINGEAQALALKFLKERFGISAQSTI; encoded by the coding sequence ATGCCTCATGATCTTGAGTGCATTCGTCTGGAGCCTAGCCATGCGCCGGTTCGTAAGCTGGTGGTGTTGCTGCACGGCTATGGCGGGGATGCGGGTGATATGGAGCCGACGGCACAGGTGATGCGTGATGCTTTGCCGGAAACCGCCGTGGTGTGCCTGAATGGTCCGGAACCCTGCGCGCATTGGGTGGAAGGGCGGCAATGGTTCGCTGCTTCTGAGTTTGATGCACGGGAAGTCTGGATTGGGGTGCAGGCTGCTGCGCCATTGATCAACCGGGTGCTGGATGCTGAGCTGGAGCATTATGGCTTGCTGGAGCGGGATATGGTTCTGGGTGGTTTCTCTCAAGGGGCCATGGTTGCGCTGCATGTTGGGCCACGGCGGTTTTCTGAGGCAGCTGGATTGCTGAGCTTTTCAGGTGTTCTGGGCGGGCCCATGCATCTGGTGGAGCAGATGGTGGTTCGGCCTCCGGTAATGTTGCTGCATGGCAGTGAGGATGACGTAGTGCCAGTGGCTTATCTGGGGGCTGCGGAGGACGCTTTGGCTCATGCCGGATTTGACGCGGAAGCGCATGCGCTGGCTGGACTGGATCATTCTATCAACGGTGAAGCGCAGGCGTTGGCACTGAAGTTTTTGAAAGAGCGATTTGGAATTTCGGCGCAGTCGACTATCTAA
- a CDS encoding DNA-3-methyladenine glycosylase family protein yields the protein MKPIDTLEDIERELASLVLLDERLVRVVDIAGDVPLRRRSADFAGLCNIVVAQLLSVAAAASIWARLEALVVPFEPDVLLSKNDEELLGVGLSNAKLRTLKAIAEELNAGLCLSEAVDWPGEVAHKRLCEIKGIGPWSADIFLLFCAGHPDVFPVGDVALQAAVQHAFDLDERPKGKVLAEIAEAWSPHRGTAARLFWSYYRVMKEGRETLPV from the coding sequence TTGAAACCCATAGATACGCTTGAGGATATTGAGCGGGAGTTGGCGTCCCTTGTGCTGCTGGATGAACGGTTGGTTCGCGTGGTTGATATCGCGGGAGATGTGCCTTTGCGCAGGCGTTCGGCGGACTTTGCTGGGCTTTGCAATATTGTGGTGGCGCAGTTGCTTTCTGTGGCTGCAGCTGCGAGCATCTGGGCCCGGCTGGAAGCGTTGGTGGTGCCGTTTGAGCCGGACGTGTTGCTTTCCAAGAATGATGAAGAGCTGTTGGGTGTTGGCCTTTCCAATGCCAAACTGCGCACGTTGAAGGCGATTGCTGAAGAGCTGAATGCTGGACTGTGCCTGAGTGAAGCGGTGGACTGGCCAGGTGAGGTGGCACATAAGCGGCTTTGTGAGATCAAGGGCATTGGGCCATGGTCTGCCGATATCTTCTTGCTGTTTTGCGCCGGGCATCCGGATGTGTTTCCGGTTGGGGATGTGGCGTTGCAAGCCGCTGTGCAGCATGCGTTTGATCTGGATGAGCGCCCTAAAGGAAAGGTGCTTGCCGAAATTGCTGAGGCGTGGTCTCCTCACCGAGGGACAGCAGCGCGATTGTTCTGGTCCTACTACCGTGTGATGAAAGAAGGGCGTGAGACCCTGCCGGTTTAA